From Halobacterium sp. R2-5, the proteins below share one genomic window:
- a CDS encoding glycosyltransferase, giving the protein MSMWSGFIDMQKEADPTFSIILPTFNGEQFIKSALDSIEQQNFNDYELIISDDYSDDATLDIISQHSVEPDILISQDYNVGIAQNLNDAVDTSDGRYLAFLDQDDEWGEGKLLEHKRRHEKECADVVYSDLKGIDSSGKRIRDIPLPDSEPSGDQLIQQLLLSHNFIRSMTNATVRKSCWERLGGFDKLLQLAGDYDFWLRAAEIAEFEHIESALAKKRTHDSNFSSNHHLEYNEVLYIAQKMSIYYPGVSSEYITQVCRRQNFRRAWGLYQEEKERQVIEYILRTFGYNTSLPDEIGLRPHLLLILSALDMVTGDLSLGRKILALRDNFSDWYRG; this is encoded by the coding sequence ATGTCAATGTGGTCAGGGTTTATAGATATGCAAAAAGAAGCGGACCCAACTTTCTCAATAATCTTGCCAACATTTAACGGCGAACAGTTCATAAAAAGTGCTCTGGACAGTATCGAACAACAAAATTTCAATGACTATGAGCTCATAATTTCCGATGATTATAGTGATGATGCAACTTTAGATATTATTTCACAGCATTCAGTTGAGCCAGATATCCTAATTAGTCAGGACTACAACGTTGGTATCGCACAGAATCTTAATGACGCAGTGGACACTTCAGATGGTAGGTACCTTGCTTTTTTAGATCAAGATGATGAATGGGGGGAGGGAAAACTCCTAGAGCATAAAAGACGCCACGAAAAAGAATGTGCTGATGTGGTCTATTCTGACCTCAAAGGAATTGACTCTTCTGGGAAAAGAATACGTGACATTCCCCTTCCAGATTCTGAACCTTCGGGAGACCAATTGATCCAACAACTTCTTCTCAGCCACAATTTCATAAGGAGCATGACCAATGCAACCGTCAGAAAGTCTTGTTGGGAGCGATTGGGTGGCTTTGATAAGTTGCTTCAATTAGCGGGCGATTATGACTTCTGGCTTCGAGCTGCTGAAATTGCTGAATTCGAACATATTGAGTCTGCCTTAGCAAAAAAGAGGACTCACGACTCCAACTTTTCGTCTAACCATCACTTAGAGTACAATGAAGTGTTGTATATTGCCCAGAAAATGTCAATTTATTATCCTGGAGTAAGTTCGGAATACATAACCCAAGTATGCCGAAGGCAGAATTTCAGACGGGCTTGGGGTCTCTATCAAGAAGAAAAGGAACGCCAAGTGATTGAATATATCTTGAGGACTTTTGGCTATAACACGTCTTTGCCCGATGAGATTGGTTTAAGGCCTCACCTTCTCCTTATCTTAAGTGCCCTAGATATGGTAACGGGGGACTTATCCTTGGGACGAAAGATACTTGCATTACGTGATAACTTTTCTGACTGGTATCGTGGTTGA
- the rfbD gene encoding dTDP-4-dehydrorhamnose reductase, with protein MQLLVTGAGGLLGSNIVSTAVQAGHDVLGTYHTDKPDLMAPHRRLDITHHETFRKLVNESAPDVVVNCAAMTDVDSCESKPTHAEKVNGQAPGNIAAICAERNIAFVQVSTDYVFDGKRETKYREDITPNPIQTYGQTKLTGERRVFECHPSALIIRLSFVYGVHEDTSDLEGFPAWVVSRLGTGEEVPLFVDQHITPTRAGQAAETILTLVSDDAAGTYHIACSECVTPYKFGEGICNQLDIDTSLLMESTTADVSRSASRPTHTCLDVDRVEARLGRPQPDLAEDLQAIRSSLEAGVR; from the coding sequence ATGCAACTCCTGGTCACCGGTGCAGGCGGCCTCCTCGGGAGCAATATTGTTTCGACAGCCGTTCAGGCTGGCCACGACGTCCTTGGAACTTATCACACAGATAAACCCGACCTGATGGCTCCGCACCGGCGGCTTGATATCACCCACCACGAAACGTTTCGCAAGCTGGTGAACGAATCTGCTCCCGATGTCGTGGTGAACTGTGCCGCAATGACGGACGTGGATAGCTGCGAATCTAAACCGACCCACGCCGAAAAGGTGAACGGACAGGCACCGGGGAATATAGCAGCTATATGTGCCGAACGAAATATCGCATTCGTTCAAGTCTCAACCGATTACGTATTCGACGGCAAGCGCGAGACGAAGTATAGAGAAGACATCACTCCGAATCCAATACAGACATACGGTCAGACGAAACTCACCGGGGAACGCCGCGTTTTCGAGTGTCATCCTTCGGCACTCATCATTCGGCTCTCATTCGTCTACGGCGTCCATGAGGATACCAGCGATCTCGAAGGATTCCCCGCTTGGGTTGTATCGCGACTCGGCACTGGAGAAGAAGTCCCGCTATTTGTCGATCAACATATTACTCCTACTCGAGCAGGGCAGGCTGCAGAGACGATTCTCACACTCGTCTCTGATGATGCCGCTGGAACCTATCATATCGCATGTAGCGAGTGCGTCACCCCCTATAAGTTCGGCGAGGGAATTTGTAACCAGCTCGATATAGATACTTCACTGCTGATGGAGTCGACAACAGCCGATGTCTCCCGTTCTGCTTCTCGTCCGACACACACTTGCCTCGATGTCGACCGAGTCGAGGCACGACTCGGTCGTCCGCAACCGGATCTCGCGGAGGATCTCCAAGCGATTCGTTCCTCGCTGGAAGCGGGCGTCAGGTAA
- the aglJ gene encoding S-layer glycoprotein N-glycosyltransferase AglJ: MTDYEDVCALVPTRNEAATIADVIDGLYDVGIGHVLVVDGHSEDDTADIAEDHDAEVIEQSGTGKGQAVRQGVEHIDHEYVLLLDGDATNPPEQAPRLLDPLVSGNAEHVVGDRTADMQPGAMTKLNQVGNRLINAAFHRIHGEDYGDILSGYRAFTRDSFEKMFLSAEGFGIETEMAVECARHNIPVAVVPTTYRARPEGSETNLHPISDGGRIILTLYSLAKTSNPMFYFGSVGAVSGISGAVLAAYVGYDWFAKGISHEALTMVAGVLVLLGVQLAMFGVLSDLVVTLHREQRRRIDQLDDD, encoded by the coding sequence ATGACCGACTACGAGGACGTGTGCGCGCTCGTGCCGACGCGCAACGAGGCCGCCACGATCGCGGACGTGATAGACGGCCTCTACGACGTCGGCATCGGCCACGTACTCGTCGTCGACGGCCACTCCGAGGACGACACCGCAGACATCGCCGAAGACCACGACGCGGAAGTCATCGAACAGTCCGGCACCGGAAAGGGTCAAGCGGTCCGCCAGGGCGTCGAGCACATCGACCACGAGTACGTTCTCCTGCTCGACGGCGACGCCACGAATCCACCCGAACAGGCCCCCCGCCTCCTCGACCCGCTCGTCTCCGGAAACGCCGAGCACGTCGTGGGCGACCGAACGGCGGACATGCAGCCGGGCGCGATGACGAAGCTCAATCAGGTGGGGAACCGCCTCATCAACGCGGCGTTCCACCGCATCCACGGCGAGGACTACGGCGACATCCTCTCCGGGTACCGCGCGTTCACCCGAGACTCCTTCGAGAAGATGTTCCTCTCGGCGGAGGGGTTCGGCATCGAGACCGAAATGGCCGTGGAGTGTGCGCGCCACAACATTCCCGTCGCGGTCGTCCCTACCACGTACCGCGCGCGACCGGAGGGCTCGGAGACGAACCTCCACCCGATTTCGGACGGCGGGCGCATCATCCTCACGCTGTACAGCCTCGCGAAGACGTCGAACCCGATGTTCTACTTCGGCAGCGTCGGCGCCGTCTCCGGGATTTCGGGCGCCGTACTCGCGGCGTACGTCGGCTACGACTGGTTTGCGAAGGGAATCTCCCACGAGGCATTGACGATGGTCGCGGGCGTCCTCGTCCTGCTGGGCGTCCAGCTGGCGATGTTCGGCGTGCTCTCGGACCTCGTGGTCACCCTCCACCGCGAGCAGCGCCGCCGCATCGACCAGCTCGACGACGACTAG
- a CDS encoding dTDP-4-dehydrorhamnose 3,5-epimerase family protein yields MIEGVETRELQVNADERGHLVEVFREDWDLYEPEPAMSYYSMTYPGIVRAWHRHMEGQIDHFVCPKGRIKIGIYDDREDSPTQGELNTLVVGEHNQVAVRIPGDCWHGFKAIGDEPAFLLNFPSKLYDYDEPDEERIPHDSDEIPFDWHAEPHE; encoded by the coding sequence ATGATTGAAGGCGTCGAAACCCGCGAACTCCAGGTCAACGCTGACGAGCGCGGTCACTTAGTCGAGGTCTTCCGGGAGGACTGGGACCTTTACGAGCCGGAACCGGCCATGTCTTACTACTCAATGACCTACCCAGGCATCGTGCGCGCGTGGCATCGCCATATGGAAGGTCAGATTGACCATTTCGTCTGTCCGAAAGGCCGTATCAAAATCGGAATCTACGACGACCGCGAGGACTCACCGACACAAGGTGAACTAAACACGTTGGTCGTCGGCGAGCATAATCAGGTAGCCGTTCGCATCCCCGGCGATTGCTGGCACGGTTTCAAGGCCATCGGCGACGAGCCAGCATTCCTCCTCAACTTCCCCTCGAAGCTGTATGACTATGATGAGCCCGACGAAGAGCGGATTCCCCACGACTCAGACGAAATACCTTTTGACTGGCACGCGGAACCCCACGAATAG
- a CDS encoding VOC family protein: MLSALDSLALEVRSLDRAAAFYEQYLGLDGKRRDHEAVYEVGDTTLVFREPSTVPRGGVHVHYAFSTTLDEYDAWRDRLGDNFDLVEFDFGSAQSIYFDDPDGHCVEIGTGGPDGDGALTGVFEVVLEVEDLERAEAFYRDLGFAVTDRGGDRERVRLGGPVDLELWEPQLGIADARGAVHADLTLAAQSPAAAADAVADRACRVSDIDGGVRVRDPDGHYLTFTEP, translated from the coding sequence ATGCTCTCCGCGCTGGACTCGCTCGCGCTGGAAGTCCGCTCTCTCGACCGCGCGGCGGCGTTCTACGAGCAGTATCTCGGCTTGGATGGTAAACGCCGCGACCACGAGGCGGTCTACGAGGTCGGCGACACGACACTCGTGTTCCGCGAGCCGTCGACAGTCCCGCGGGGCGGCGTCCACGTCCACTACGCGTTCTCGACGACACTCGACGAGTACGACGCGTGGCGGGACCGCCTCGGCGATAACTTCGACCTCGTGGAGTTCGACTTCGGGAGCGCGCAGTCGATCTACTTCGACGACCCGGACGGCCACTGCGTGGAAATCGGCACCGGCGGTCCGGACGGCGACGGCGCGCTCACGGGCGTCTTCGAGGTCGTCCTCGAAGTCGAAGACCTGGAGCGAGCGGAGGCGTTCTACCGCGACCTCGGGTTCGCGGTGACGGACCGCGGCGGCGACCGCGAGCGCGTCCGCCTCGGCGGCCCCGTCGACCTCGAACTCTGGGAGCCACAGCTCGGCATCGCGGACGCCCGCGGCGCCGTCCACGCAGACCTCACGCTCGCCGCGCAATCGCCAGCAGCAGCAGCGGACGCGGTCGCCGACCGCGCGTGTCGCGTCTCGGACATCGACGGCGGCGTACGCGTCCGCGACCCCGACGGCCACTACCTGACGTTCACCGAGCCGTGA
- a CDS encoding glycosyltransferase, whose amino-acid sequence MLYLKPHHAHRSMGESIGADFVELERGNPLKRIVAAKNLDLDNKPIITEGGKPLFQAVWMKFFGNCGPIIHLAADETLPNIFDKYPHYKHHERFIHYLEHKYVDGVIGISDKICESARRLGICNVQKTYPFTEEWKFEKLTDTTPNLDSDKILVVGHNSDKNNLQTLEEIAKSCSSEVSIDVIGGGTETLDSEHVQGHGFIGDEDRFVQFFSNASCFLFPAVSQMFGVVVLEAMHAGLPPIVTEDVGAKEVLSPVDDRLIAKTTPEDLARSIDWYMSLPRSQKKSLSGQVRTVSKEHSPMEGIKRFEKSYENVINDL is encoded by the coding sequence ATGCTATACCTGAAACCCCATCACGCACACCGCTCCATGGGGGAGTCAATTGGAGCCGATTTTGTGGAATTAGAACGTGGAAATCCCCTCAAAAGAATTGTTGCAGCGAAGAATCTTGATCTGGATAACAAGCCGATAATCACAGAAGGCGGTAAACCACTTTTTCAAGCAGTTTGGATGAAATTCTTCGGGAATTGCGGTCCGATTATTCACCTTGCGGCGGACGAGACGCTCCCCAATATATTCGATAAATATCCGCATTATAAACATCACGAACGCTTCATCCACTATTTAGAACATAAATATGTAGACGGAGTGATTGGGATCTCAGACAAAATTTGTGAAAGTGCGAGGCGGTTAGGGATATGTAATGTTCAAAAGACATATCCATTTACTGAGGAGTGGAAGTTTGAAAAGCTTACAGATACGACCCCAAATCTGGACTCTGACAAGATTTTGGTTGTCGGGCATAATTCAGACAAAAATAACCTCCAAACCTTAGAGGAAATAGCCAAGTCCTGCTCCTCAGAGGTGTCTATCGACGTTATCGGTGGTGGGACTGAAACGCTTGATAGTGAACACGTTCAGGGTCACGGATTCATAGGGGATGAAGATAGGTTCGTGCAATTCTTTTCGAATGCGAGCTGTTTTCTCTTTCCGGCGGTCTCTCAGATGTTCGGCGTTGTCGTTCTCGAGGCTATGCATGCTGGCCTCCCTCCCATAGTTACCGAGGATGTCGGAGCCAAAGAGGTGTTGTCGCCCGTGGACGATAGACTGATAGCCAAAACCACTCCAGAAGATCTCGCACGGAGTATCGACTGGTATATGAGCCTCCCCCGATCTCAGAAGAAATCATTATCCGGTCAGGTCCGAACGGTCTCTAAGGAGCATTCACCAATGGAAGGGATTAAGCGGTTTGAGAAGTCCTACGAGAACGTAATCAATGACCTTTAG
- the rfbB gene encoding dTDP-glucose 4,6-dehydratase, which yields MQLLVTGGAGFIGSNFVRLVLRETDHEVTTLDALTYAGSLDNLEGVLDHPRHEFVEGNISDEGLVSDLVADADVVLNFAAESHVDRSINGAGPFVETNIRGTQVLLDAVLEAGIDRFLQVSTDEVYGETAEGVFDEGDPLNPRNPYAATKASADLLAKSYYTTHDIPVVITRSSNNYGPRQHEEKLIPKFTTRAAEGKSLPLYGDGTNVREWIYVKDNCRAILTALEKGQDGEVYNIGSGNEFENKGVAERIIEEVAASEDLIEFVEDRPGHDQRYALDTGKIESLGWEPTTSFDEGLERTIEYYLN from the coding sequence ATGCAATTACTCGTTACCGGTGGCGCTGGCTTCATCGGATCGAACTTTGTTCGACTCGTCTTGCGGGAGACCGATCACGAAGTGACGACACTCGACGCGCTCACATATGCGGGCTCGCTCGACAACCTTGAGGGTGTTCTTGACCATCCCCGTCACGAATTCGTTGAGGGGAACATTAGTGACGAGGGGCTCGTTTCCGATCTCGTTGCCGACGCGGATGTGGTCCTGAATTTTGCCGCAGAGTCACACGTTGACCGCTCCATTAATGGTGCAGGTCCGTTTGTCGAGACGAACATTCGCGGGACGCAGGTGCTTCTTGACGCGGTACTGGAAGCCGGTATCGACCGTTTTCTCCAGGTCTCGACCGATGAAGTATACGGTGAGACGGCTGAGGGCGTGTTTGACGAGGGGGACCCGTTGAATCCCCGAAATCCCTACGCTGCGACTAAGGCCAGCGCGGACTTGCTCGCGAAGAGCTACTATACGACGCACGACATTCCAGTCGTTATTACACGTTCCTCTAACAACTACGGACCTCGACAGCACGAGGAGAAGTTAATTCCAAAGTTCACCACTCGCGCTGCCGAAGGGAAGTCGCTCCCGTTGTACGGTGACGGAACGAACGTTCGTGAGTGGATTTACGTCAAGGATAATTGCCGAGCAATTCTGACCGCACTCGAGAAGGGACAGGACGGAGAGGTCTATAATATTGGGAGTGGCAACGAGTTTGAGAATAAGGGAGTTGCTGAGCGTATTATCGAGGAAGTCGCCGCTTCGGAAGACCTTATCGAGTTCGTGGAGGATCGCCCCGGCCACGACCAACGATACGCACTAGATACCGGCAAAATCGAGTCCCTCGGCTGGGAGCCGACCACCTCTTTCGATGAAGGCTTGGAACGGACCATCGAGTACTATCTCAACTAG
- a CDS encoding glycosyltransferase: MNVLAAAALALLAVTAAPYVGYLALYAWIRPSGSPADKQDWEPSVSIVLPTYNEEKIVETKLDDVLELDYPMEKVELVVVDSSTDDTREIIRDYFGDLDAPELVLLEEDERRGLAPALNDAYEAASNEMVVKTDCDSKLPPDVLREAAANLADDDVAAVTGRNVEVLGGSEVESGYRGVQSHIQQLESHLDSTLIFHGPFSAFENDALLPIDPNSLADDTELALKIRRQGGRVIFDPTVQYMEASFSDFVKRRKQKDRRGMGLIRLLVQHRDALGKYGNYGKVVLPFNWWFMIVSPWLLAATLVVGTVGAVSVFGVGGLVLPAAVAAFAYLGQKDVLGPVQALYSIFDTQVSLLRASVELLVGDSDGTWDVDAELREEFE; the protein is encoded by the coding sequence ATGAACGTGCTTGCGGCGGCCGCGCTCGCGCTCCTCGCGGTGACGGCCGCGCCCTACGTCGGCTATCTCGCGCTCTACGCGTGGATTCGGCCGTCGGGGTCGCCGGCAGACAAGCAGGACTGGGAGCCATCGGTCAGCATCGTGCTCCCGACGTACAACGAGGAGAAGATCGTCGAGACGAAACTCGACGACGTCCTCGAACTCGACTACCCGATGGAGAAAGTGGAGCTAGTGGTCGTCGACTCCTCGACGGACGACACGCGAGAGATCATCCGCGACTACTTCGGGGACTTGGACGCTCCTGAGCTGGTGTTGCTGGAGGAGGACGAGCGCCGCGGGCTCGCGCCCGCGCTCAACGACGCCTACGAGGCGGCGTCCAACGAGATGGTCGTGAAGACCGACTGCGACTCGAAGCTCCCGCCGGACGTCCTCCGTGAGGCCGCCGCGAACCTCGCAGACGACGACGTTGCTGCAGTGACCGGACGAAACGTAGAAGTCTTGGGTGGCAGCGAAGTTGAGTCCGGGTATCGCGGCGTGCAGTCGCACATCCAGCAGTTGGAGTCGCACCTCGACTCGACGCTCATCTTCCACGGGCCGTTCTCCGCGTTCGAGAACGACGCGCTGTTGCCGATCGACCCGAACTCGCTGGCCGATGATACGGAGCTGGCGTTGAAGATTCGGCGGCAGGGCGGCCGCGTAATCTTCGACCCCACCGTGCAGTACATGGAAGCCAGCTTCTCGGACTTCGTGAAGCGCCGCAAGCAGAAAGATCGGCGAGGAATGGGGCTGATTCGGCTGTTGGTTCAGCACCGGGACGCGCTGGGGAAGTACGGGAACTACGGCAAGGTCGTGCTCCCGTTCAACTGGTGGTTCATGATCGTCTCGCCGTGGCTGCTGGCCGCGACGCTCGTCGTCGGGACTGTTGGGGCGGTGTCGGTGTTCGGTGTGGGTGGGCTGGTGTTGCCCGCTGCAGTTGCGGCGTTCGCGTACCTCGGGCAGAAAGACGTGCTCGGACCAGTGCAGGCGCTGTACTCGATTTTCGACACGCAGGTGTCGTTGCTGCGGGCGAGCGTGGAGTTGCTGGTCGGGGATTCGGACGGGACGTGGGACGTGGATGCCGAGTTGCGGGAGGAATTCGAGTGA
- a CDS encoding oligosaccharide flippase family protein, producing the protein MSAGNLSLGLEAAKAFSANLIQAIVGFAGTVIFARVLGPTSFGGYYFLLSIIFLINRPIWGFGSAAKKRFSEKNAPRGEIVSAITVINFILIAITGTVLLLTNTIKSQSNVPSAELVFLTILGSIIFFFPFQMLIGAKGMPGRSTWLDTLRSVLTLPLQLLFVISGFGAAGMGYGLASATLLTIPVTYYTVGTKPTLPTRETFASLWEFARYSIPGAFVGKAYDRFDILLLGTILTTGVAGHYEVANKLTVPALFLSGAITSGLMPKVSNLQSKSEDPTTDISNALSFASLLAIPIFFGSLALSQKLVVTAYGADYAMAAPYLVGLAFYKVISSQTSVHRSTLSGLDLPRINLKFSTLALLVNVVLGVALVFVIGGIGVVIATIIAEAVQYFGAMYTVKRELPAVEIFPTTFLQQVGAGVAMLFALYGLRGLFVLDSLYSVGLIVGCGAAVYGTVLLVVSPQLRVTLMGVYGDVAGK; encoded by the coding sequence ATGAGTGCTGGTAATCTCAGCTTGGGGCTGGAGGCTGCCAAAGCTTTCTCCGCAAACCTGATTCAGGCTATTGTTGGATTTGCAGGGACTGTAATCTTTGCGCGGGTTCTTGGTCCGACATCATTCGGTGGTTACTACTTTCTCCTCTCAATCATTTTCCTGATTAATCGCCCTATCTGGGGTTTTGGGAGTGCTGCGAAGAAACGGTTTTCAGAAAAGAATGCCCCGAGGGGTGAGATTGTATCGGCAATCACTGTCATCAATTTCATATTGATAGCAATTACCGGGACAGTCCTTTTATTAACCAATACTATTAAATCTCAATCAAACGTTCCTTCCGCGGAGTTAGTCTTCCTCACGATTCTGGGGAGCATCATCTTCTTCTTCCCCTTCCAGATGCTGATTGGAGCGAAGGGAATGCCAGGGCGTTCGACTTGGCTCGACACACTCCGTTCAGTACTCACGTTGCCTCTCCAGCTATTGTTTGTTATTTCGGGATTTGGTGCAGCGGGGATGGGATATGGTCTAGCTAGTGCAACACTCCTTACAATTCCTGTCACGTACTATACTGTTGGTACGAAGCCGACGTTACCGACCCGCGAGACGTTCGCCTCCCTGTGGGAGTTCGCGCGATACAGCATTCCGGGAGCCTTCGTCGGCAAAGCCTACGACCGATTCGACATCCTCCTCCTGGGAACCATTCTCACCACGGGTGTTGCCGGCCACTACGAGGTCGCGAACAAGCTCACCGTCCCAGCACTGTTCCTCTCGGGTGCGATTACCTCAGGACTCATGCCGAAGGTGTCGAACCTCCAGAGTAAATCGGAGGACCCCACCACGGATATCTCGAACGCGCTGTCCTTCGCGAGCCTCCTCGCAATTCCTATCTTCTTCGGTTCGCTTGCCCTCTCGCAGAAACTGGTTGTGACCGCGTACGGCGCGGACTACGCTATGGCTGCGCCGTACTTGGTGGGTCTCGCGTTCTACAAAGTAATCTCGTCACAGACGTCGGTCCACCGCTCAACGCTCTCTGGTCTCGACCTTCCAAGAATCAACCTGAAGTTCTCGACGCTTGCGTTACTCGTAAACGTGGTCCTCGGGGTTGCCCTTGTCTTCGTTATCGGGGGCATCGGCGTGGTCATCGCGACTATCATAGCCGAAGCAGTGCAGTACTTCGGAGCGATGTACACCGTCAAACGGGAGCTTCCAGCCGTCGAGATCTTTCCAACGACTTTCCTCCAGCAGGTAGGTGCTGGAGTTGCGATGCTTTTCGCGCTTTATGGTCTCCGAGGTCTCTTTGTTCTCGACTCATTATACTCTGTAGGGCTCATTGTCGGATGTGGAGCGGCGGTGTACGGTACTGTGCTTCTGGTAGTGAGTCCCCAACTCCGAGTTACCCTAATGGGTGTTTACGGAGACGTAGCAGGAAAATAG
- a CDS encoding glucose-1-phosphate thymidylyltransferase, protein MKGVLLSGGTGTRLRPITHTGPKQLVPVANKPVLQYGIEDLKEAGITEIAIILGNKGRDEIQEYLGNGSRFGVDITYIVQGEPLGLAHAAGCARDFVGDDDFVMYLGDNILNQGIEDLVESFQAGDYGAGIALQHVENPTQFGIADVDDGGNVVQLIEKPDQPPTDLALIGVYVFSNEVFAAIEELEPSWRGELEITDAIQSLLDSGHQIDSHVVEGWWKDTGKPADILDANRLALDERPGSRDGEIEDGAEVSGHIDLADDAVIEDGAVVRGPISIASGSTVMGGAYVGPYTSIGPNTTIKNVHIENSVVIGDSEVTTNGKIVDSLVGRGATISSSEGLLPEGRRLTIGENSNLKL, encoded by the coding sequence ATGAAAGGAGTGCTATTGTCTGGTGGAACTGGGACGCGTCTACGCCCTATCACCCACACGGGACCGAAGCAGCTCGTGCCCGTCGCAAACAAGCCGGTGCTTCAGTACGGTATTGAGGACCTGAAAGAGGCAGGAATTACCGAAATCGCGATTATTCTCGGGAACAAGGGGCGCGACGAAATTCAGGAATATTTGGGTAACGGGTCTCGCTTCGGCGTCGATATCACGTACATCGTCCAAGGTGAACCATTAGGGCTCGCACACGCCGCTGGCTGCGCTCGAGACTTTGTCGGCGATGACGATTTCGTGATGTATTTGGGAGACAATATTCTCAACCAGGGCATCGAGGACCTCGTCGAAAGCTTCCAAGCAGGCGACTACGGCGCCGGTATTGCGCTCCAGCATGTCGAAAATCCGACTCAGTTCGGTATCGCCGACGTTGACGATGGTGGAAACGTCGTCCAACTTATCGAAAAGCCGGATCAGCCACCAACTGACCTCGCGCTCATCGGTGTGTACGTGTTTTCTAACGAAGTTTTCGCTGCTATCGAGGAGTTGGAGCCATCCTGGCGGGGGGAACTCGAAATCACGGATGCCATCCAGTCGCTTCTCGATAGCGGCCATCAAATAGACTCTCACGTCGTTGAAGGGTGGTGGAAAGATACAGGCAAACCAGCGGATATCCTCGATGCCAATCGCCTGGCGCTCGATGAGCGACCTGGGAGCCGCGACGGGGAAATAGAGGACGGCGCAGAAGTGTCGGGCCATATTGACCTAGCGGACGACGCGGTCATCGAGGATGGAGCCGTGGTTCGCGGTCCAATTTCCATCGCTTCAGGATCCACCGTCATGGGAGGAGCCTATGTCGGACCGTACACTTCGATCGGACCAAACACGACCATCAAAAACGTGCATATCGAGAACAGTGTCGTTATTGGCGATTCAGAGGTGACCACGAATGGGAAAATTGTCGACAGTCTCGTAGGACGCGGAGCAACAATCAGCAGCTCGGAGGGGCTTCTCCCTGAGGGACGGCGCCTGACTATCGGTGAGAATTCCAATCTCAAGCTTTAA